One Dendropsophus ebraccatus isolate aDenEbr1 unplaced genomic scaffold, aDenEbr1.pat pat_scaffold_683_ctg1, whole genome shotgun sequence genomic window, AATAtctatctttctgacaccagttaatttaaagagtcactgtcgtatttttttttttttttgcagaaatcaatagtccaggcgattttaaggaactttgtaatgggtttattagccaaatctgccattatctgcatgtaaaaagccttttcccaggtccccccctccttcctctttttcatccactctgaaaaatctgaaaattgtgacttgttgcaggagacgtcccctgtctgctctagggagaggggaggggggaggaggaaggagggagttagccggcagcagaaagcagataacagaggattacaggcacagagctggttgacagctgtaatccgagctcagacaggtcactggtgatggtcagaagagatatcccgtgagggatttgtagattaactctttgttgtcctgttttggtcttttctttagctctctccataggagaacaatgaagacaggggggagagcttcaaactgctatttcatgataaaaatgcatttttcggataataaacaattacaaaagtttcttaaaatcgcctggactattgatttctgcaaaaaactatttcacaacagtgacactttaaaacatttttttcctccggcgtacccctttaaatgagaggGGGATGCTTTAAATTTTCTGTCAGAAAGGGAATTCACAGGATCAAAACCTGTGTTTGTGTGTCAGACAATAAATAGAAAAAGGATTTAACAAAGCCAAAGCCAACTTTAGACTGATATGAAAAGGCCTGTACCTGGAGTAAGCGTTCATCAGAGTGGATGCCGTGGTCCTCTTTGCTGCCCCTCTTTCTAAGATATGATAAACCTCGTCCTTGTTGTGTACTGTCACTTCTTCCAGCCCCTTTATGATCACTCCTCTCTAGGAGACAATAAGATTACAGTCCTGTCCCAGAACCTGAGCGATATACTGTTTCAGAGTAATGGATTCAGACTTACTTTGTTGCGAGGATCATCGAACATCTGTAGCCTCTCGCTGACATCAGGAGCAGGACTGAGAAGGTCAAAGAGTTCCTCATTGTAGATTTCCAGCAGAGAGACCTTTACAGAGAACTCTGTACCGTTCTCCGATAGCTTCTCGAATATCTGGTGAAGCGTTCGAGGAATTATACCAGCCAGGGGGTCCTGCTCCCAAGTAAACTCCTCATCAGCAGATCTTTCACCTTCCATAGTGAAGGTTTTCCCTGTGCCAGTCTGACCATAGCTAAAAGACAATGTAGCACAACAATGCAGAATttaaacatcataatacacaagaTATGAAGTTTTATGAAAGGAAGCATGTGGATTCGACTTTGAAAGACCTATTCACAACAATGAAAAATCTTGAGCATTAAAGGAGAGAAACGGTGTGAaaatttataaaagtattgtattgccccccaaaagttatacaaatccccaatatacacttattatgggaaatggttataaagtgcttttttttccctgcacttactactgcatcaaggcttcacttcctggaaaacatggtgatgtcactcctggataacatggtgatgtcactcctggataacatggtgatgtcactccctggataacatggtgatgtcactccctggataacatggtgatgtcactccctggataacatggtgatgtcactccctggataacatggtgatgtcactccctggataacatggtgatgtcactcctggataacatggtgatgtcactccctggtggataacatggtgatgtcactccctggataacatggtgatgtcactccctggataacatggtgatgtcactccctggataacatggtgatgtcactccctggataacatggtgatgtcactccctggataacatggtgatgtcactccctggataacatggtgatgtcactccctggataacatggtgatgtcactccctggataacatggtgatgtcactccctggataacatggtgatgtcaccctggataacatggtgatgtcactcctggataacatggtgatgtcactccctggataacatggtgatgtcactccctggataacatggtgatgtcactccctggataacatggtgatgtcactccctggataactgtgatgtcactcctggataacatggtgatgtcactccctggataacatggtgatgtcactccctggataacatggtgatgtcactccctggataacatggtgatgtcactcctggataacatggtgatgtcactccctggataacatggtgatgtcactccctggataacatggtgatgtcactccctggatacatggtgatgtcactcccggataacatggtgatgtcacgacccgaccccagagctgtgtgggctgtggctgctggagaggatgatggcagggggacactgagggacacagggcactggagggacactgagcatccctctgccatcatcctctccagcagccacagcccacacagttatccaggaagtgacatcaccatgttatccaggaagcgaagccttgatgccgtagtaagtgctggaaaaaagcactttataagcatttcccgtaataagtgtatattggtgatttgtataacttttttttttttttttgggaggggggggggggggtaatacaatactttaataaaaattttcgccggacttctcctttaacttcaatGGTCTTTGGCCAGTAAGACTATGCGTTATGGACACAGAAAACAACCGTGTGTTTGCCTGTGTGATCGCACTCATATCCATTATTTGGCAACGCAAATATTTATAGACAATACAGGAACTGTTATGTTAAGTA contains:
- the LOC138778793 gene encoding kinesin-like protein KIF11 produces the protein MEGERSADEEFTWEQDPLAGIIPRTLHQIFEKLSENGTEFSVKVSLLEIYNEELFDLLSPAPDVSERLQMFDDPRNKRGVIIKGLEEVTVHNKDEVYHILERGAAKRTTASTLMNAYS